One Candidatus Eisenbacteria bacterium genomic window carries:
- the sixA gene encoding phosphohistidine phosphatase SixA, which translates to MELYIVRHAIAVERGDPAYPWDDDRPLTPEGIHKFRLAARGLEKLGVKPARILSSPLIRARQTAEILRDAVAPDLEIEYTPALKPGAEFGESLGAVAALGSKSAAVVGHEPHLSGFASYLLCGPGPTSSLVLKKGAAALVRFPTEAAPGLGFLEWLIQPGALRRIAES; encoded by the coding sequence GTGGAACTCTACATCGTGCGTCACGCCATTGCCGTCGAGCGCGGCGACCCCGCCTATCCCTGGGACGACGATCGTCCGCTCACGCCCGAAGGAATCCACAAGTTCCGCCTCGCGGCGCGCGGCCTCGAGAAGCTCGGGGTCAAACCCGCCCGCATTCTCTCGAGCCCGCTGATTCGCGCGCGGCAGACCGCGGAGATCCTGCGCGACGCCGTCGCTCCCGATCTCGAGATCGAGTACACGCCGGCCCTGAAGCCCGGAGCGGAATTCGGCGAGTCGCTCGGGGCGGTCGCCGCACTCGGATCGAAGTCCGCCGCCGTCGTCGGACACGAGCCGCATCTGAGCGGGTTCGCGTCGTACCTCCTCTGCGGCCCCGGACCCACGTCGTCGCTGGTGCTGAAGAAGGGAGCCGCGGCGCTGGTCCGGTTCCCCACCGAGGCCGCTCCCGGACTTGGATTCCTCGAATGGCTGATCCAGCCCGGGGCGCTCCGGAGGATCGCCGAATCGTGA
- a CDS encoding sigma-70 family RNA polymerase sigma factor, translating into MCADERDHRTQIRAPAVSPEGGAAPPLDLEGVRQRDPRALAALFDRYFDRLYAVVYRIVMNRTEAEDAIQEVFLKVHRGAASLDPSRDPLPWLVTIAANVARDRWRSGSSRLDRASTSFDSNPALRETLGGPDADGSNPERDLLARERAARVREALGKLKPESREVIVLREYEDLGYDRIAEILGVSEAAARKRFSRALDELGRHVNEAEL; encoded by the coding sequence ATGTGCGCCGACGAGCGAGATCACCGGACACAGATCCGCGCCCCCGCCGTATCCCCGGAGGGCGGCGCGGCGCCCCCCCTCGATCTCGAGGGAGTCCGGCAGCGGGACCCGCGCGCGCTCGCGGCGCTCTTCGATCGGTACTTCGACCGGCTCTACGCGGTGGTCTACCGGATCGTCATGAACCGGACCGAGGCGGAGGACGCGATCCAGGAGGTGTTCCTCAAGGTGCACCGCGGCGCGGCGAGCCTGGATCCGTCGCGGGATCCGCTTCCCTGGCTCGTCACGATCGCGGCGAACGTGGCGCGCGACCGGTGGCGGTCGGGATCGAGCCGGCTGGATCGCGCGTCGACGTCGTTCGACTCGAATCCCGCGCTGCGGGAGACCCTGGGCGGTCCGGACGCCGACGGCTCGAATCCGGAGCGGGATCTCCTCGCGCGCGAGCGCGCCGCTCGCGTGCGTGAGGCGCTCGGCAAGCTCAAGCCCGAGTCGCGCGAGGTGATCGTCCTCCGGGAGTACGAGGACCTGGGCTACGACCGGATCGCGGAGATCCTGGGCGTGAGCGAAGCGGCCGCGCGGAAGCGGTTCTCGCGCGCGCTGGACGAGCTGGGGAGACACGTGAACGAGGCGGAGCTGTGA